A window of Rhizobium sp. CC-YZS058 genomic DNA:
GGTCGCCCCGAAGGACTGGAAATAGGCGCGGCGGTTACGATGCGCTTCCAGATAGCCCTGCCAGCGGCCGGTGTCGCAGCCGCTGATTTCGCCAAGCCGATCGAGCGCCGTGCCGAATCCTTCGAAGTCCGGATCGATCACCGCGTCCGGCCGATAGGCGGGGACGACACGTCCGCTCCAGCCGCTTTCCCGGATCATGCGGTGGGAGGACAGCTCGTCGAGCGCGCCGTCCGTGGTCGAGATCACCTCGATGTTGAAGCGCTCGAACAAGGCGCGCGGCCGGAAGGCGTCGGTCTGCAGCAAGGCTGCGATCGCATCATAGTGCCGGTCGGCATTGGCGGGGGTCAGCGGCTCTTCGAGGCCGAAGAGGTTGGCAAAGGTGTAATCGAGCCAGAGCCGGGTCGGCGTTCCGCGGAAGAGGTAGTAGTTCTCGGCAAAGATCCGCCAGATCTTGCGGCCGTCGGTTTCCACGGCCGAGCCGTCGAGCGTCGGCACGCCGAGATCCTCGAGCCGCACGCCCTGGCTGAACAGCATGCGGAAAATATAATGGTCGGGCACGATGAGAAGCTGGGCCGGATCCGGAAACAGGGCGTTCTCGGCATACCAGCGCGGGTCGGTGTGACCATGCGGGCTGATGATCGGCAGATCCTTGATCGCAGCATAGAGATCACGCGCCACGGTGCGGGCGGCGTCATCGGTCGGGAACAGCAAATCCGGTGCAACAAGGGTCATGAGATCAGCCGCTCCTCCTTCGGCTTTCGCAATCGGTAAGCAGAAGACGACATCATGTCAACATACAAAAAAACACCAGTTGTATGATGACTTTTGCTTGACGGAGCTGCGCTGGTTTTGGCACTCATGCCTTACGCTCAATGGGGGAGGAACCATGGAGATTTCGGAGGAGGCGTCCGCACGGCGCCTATGCAATGACACGCTGCCGATGCTTCCGGACACGGTTGGCCGGCCGGGCTATGATCGCAGCCGCGTCACCGCAGGTATCGTGCATCTTGGTCTTGGCGCCTTTCATCGCGCCCATCAGGCGGCGATCGTCGACAAGTGCCTGGCTGCCGGCGAGGCGGAGTGGGGCATCATCGGCGCTTCGCTGCGCAGCCCCGAGACGCGCGACGCGCTGGCCCCGCAGGATGGGCTCTATACGCTTGCGGTGGTCGATGGCGGCGGCGAACAGCTCTCCGTCGTCGGGTCTCTGCTCGATGTCCTGGTCGCCCCCGATTCGCCGCAGGCCCTGGTCGCGCATCTCACCCATTCCACGATCCGCATCGTCACGCTGACCGTCACCGAGAAGGCCTATCTGCGCACCGCGTCGGGCGCGCTCGCTCTGGATCATCCCGATCTCGTCCATGACCGCGCAGCGCCGGAGAACCCGCGGACGATCTACGGCTTTCTGACCGAGGCGATCGTTCGCCGGCGCGCGCTGGGCCTTGCGCCCTTCACCATCCTCTCCTGCGACAATCTTCCATCAAACGGTGCGACGCTCAAACGCCTGCTTGTCTCCTTCGCCACCGCGCGTGATGCGGCGCTCGGCGCCTATGTGGAGAGCAGCATCGCCTGTCCGTCCAGCATGGTCGATCGCATCGTTCCCGCCACGACAGACGAGGATCGCGCCCGGATTGCCGATACCTTGGGCGTTCGCGATGCCTGGCCGGTTTCGACCGAGCCCTTTCTGCAATGGGTGATCGAGGATCACTTTCCGGCGGGACGGCCCGCCTGGGAGCGGTTCGGGGTGGAGATGGTTGCCGACGTCGCGCCCTTCGAGGAGATGAAGCTGCGGCTGCTGAACGGCGCGCATTCGGCAATCGCCTATCTCGGTCTGCTGTTCGGCAAGACCACCGTGTCCGAAGCTTTCGCCGAGCCGCTGATCCGCCGTTTCGTGCTCGGCCTCTGGGCCGAGGCGATCCCCTCCCTGCCGATGGGCGCCGGCCTCGACCCCCAGAGCTACACGGCCAGCCTCAAGCGCCGCTTCGACAATCCGGCGCTGAAACATCGCACCGCGCAAATCGCCAATGACGGCAGCCAGAAGCTGCCGCAGCGGATTTTGAGCGTGGCTGCCGAGCGGCTCGAGGCCGGCGGGTCCGCCCAGCATCTGATGCTCGTGCCGGCCGCCTGGCTCGCTGCCGCCAGGGCGCGCGGCGCGGCGCCGGCCGCCGGCACCTTCACCGATCCGCTCGACGCGCAATTGGCGGAGATCTTCGCGCAGACGCGCGACGCGCGCGCCACGGTGGATGCCGCCTTTGCGGCAGCGGGCCTTGCCACCGGCCTCGCAGTGCGGGAGCGCCTCGTCGATCTTGCCGCCGCCCATTTGGATCGTCTCTGGCAGCATGGCGCCGAGGCCACAGTGAAGGAGATGCTCGCATGAAGGAAACCTGGCGCTGGTTCGGCCCCGACGATACGGTGACGCTCGCCCATGTCCGCCAGGCGGGCGCGAGCGGCATCGTCACGGCGCTGCATCACTTGAATGACGGCCGCGCCTGGCCCGCCGACGAGATTGCCAGGCGCAAGGCGGAGATCGAAGCGGCGGGTCTCACATGGGACGTGGTCGAGAGCATGATCGTCCACGAGGACATCAAGACCCGCAGCGGCCGTTATCGCGACTATATCGAAAACTACAAGCAGTCGGTGCGGGCCATCGCCGCCGCGGGCATCAAGACGCTCTGCTACAATTTCATGGCGATCACCGACTGGACGCGCACCGACCTGCATGCCCCCATGCCACATGGCGGCGACGCCCTGCGCTTCGATATCGTCGATTTCTGCGCCTATGACGTCCTCGTTCTCAAGCGCAAGGGCGCGGAGGCCGATCATCCCGAAGCGCGGATCGAGGCGGCGCGCGCGCGGCTTGCCGCCATGAGCGAGAGCGATCTCGCCCGACTGGAAACCAACCTGATCGGCTGGGTTCCAGCCCGCGAATTCATCTTCGACCGCGACAGTTTCCGCCGGGCGCTTGCCGTCTACGACGATCTGACGGAGGAGGGCCTGCGCGAAAACCTCTTCAACTTCCTGCGCGAGGTCGTGCCGGTGGCCGAAGAGGTGGGTGTGCGCATGGCGATCCACCCGGACGATCCGGCCTTTCCGATCTTCGGCCTGCCGCGGGTCGTGTCTTCCGCCTCGGCGGCCGAGTCCCTGCTCAACGCGGTGGACTCGCCCACCAACGGCCTGACCCTGTGCACCGGCTCCTACGGGTCGAATGCCGAAAACGACCTGCCTGCCATGGCGGCGCGGTTCGGCCCAAAGATCCATTTCGCCCATCTGCGCAATGTGACGAAGGAGGCCGATGGTTCCTTCCACGAGGCCGAGCACCTTAGCGGCGACACGGACATGGTGCGCGTCGTGGCAGGCCTGATGCGCGAGGAGGCACGCCGGCGCGACGAGGGTCGGGAGGACTGGCAGATCCCCATGCGCCCCGACCACGGCCACGCCATCATCGACGACATCGGCAAACGCGTGAACCCCGGCTACTCCTGCATCGGCCGCCTGAAGGGCCTTGCCGAGCTGCGGGGGATCCAGACGACGTTGACGCAGACGGCGTATCCCTCTGCCTTCAGCCTCCGTGGACAGCGGATTGCGGTGACTGGCGCCAACACCGGGATCGGGCAGGGGATCGCCCTCGCCATCGCCCGCGCCGGCGGCACGGTGATCGGCATCGGACGCTCTTCCATGGAGGAGACCGCCGGCCTTGTGGAGGGGCAGGGGGGTACCTTCGTCGCGGTCAAGGGTGATATTGCCGACAGCAAAGCCTCGGTCGCGCTGCTCGAAGAGATGATGGCGGAGGCCCCGCTCGATGGGTTGGTCAACAATGCCGGCATCATCCGACGTGCCGATGCGGTAGACTTCACGGAGGAGGACTGGGACCAGGTGATGGATGTCAACCTGCGCAGCCTGTTCTTCCTCTGCCAGGCCTATGGCCGCTCCTGCATGGCCAGGGGCCGGGCGGGCCGCATCGTCAACATTGCCTCGCTTCTCTCCTTCCAAGGAGGTATCCGCGTGTCGTCCTATACGGCCTCGAAACATGGCGTGCTCGGCATCACGCGCCTGCTGGCCAATGAGTGGGCGGCCAAGGGCATCAATGTCAATGTGATCGCGCCGGGCTATATCGAGACCAACAATACGGAAGCGCTGCGCAATGATCCCGACCGCAGCAGGGCCATTCTCGACCGGATTCCGGCCGGTCGCTGGGGCGAAGCGCGGGATATCGGCGATGCTGCGGTCTTTCTCCTGTCCGAGGCATCGCGGTACATGCATGGCGCCGTCCTGCCGGTGGATGGCGGATGGCTGGCGAGGTAATCATGGTTCAGAGCACCGACATTTTCATGCGCGCCTCGGAAGGCACGTGGCAGCAGACGCCCGACGGCAATCGCCGGCGGATCGTCTGCTATACCGAGGAACTGATGATGGTCGAGTTCGCCTTCGAGGAAGGCGGTGAGGGCTGGATCCATCATCACCCGCATGTGCAATCGAGCTATGTCGCGGAGGGAACCTTCGATGTCACCATCGACGGCCGGACCGAACGGCTGACCGCCGGCGACAGCTTCATCGTGCCCTCCGGACTGAAGCACGGGGTCAAGGCGTTGGAAAAGGGGCGGCTGGTGGATTGCTTCACCCCGCACCGTGCCGACTTCCTTTAGCGTCTCTCGCCTCGGAGAGCGCAATCGCGCCGATCTTATTCAGTCCCGCCGCTTCCGTGTCTGCAGGGCAGTTTCGCCATAGAGGGTGCGGTAGCGGCGGGTGAAGTCGCCGAAGTGGGGGAAGCCCCAGCGGCTGGCGATGGCGGCGATCGAGGCGTCGTCGTGATCGGCGCGCAGCAGGTCGGCGCGCACCCGCGCAAGCCGGCGTTCGATGATCCACTGAACCGGCGTCTTGCCGAGCTCGCGGCGAAAGGCAAGCTGCAGGGAGCGGACGCCCGTATGAGCGATGGCGGCGATCTCGGCAACGGTCAGGCGCGATTGCAACTGCGCCTCGATATAGTCCATCGCGCGGCGAACCGGCCAGGAGGGGCGGAGCGCGGTGCCGGTATGGCTGTCGCCGCTCACCTTGGGCCAGCTTGCGAGGAACTGGTAGAGGATCATTTCCTCCAGCAGGCTCGCCGTCATGTCGCCGGCATCGATCCCCTCTCGCCGCCGCAGATAGAGCAGGCGGAAATTGTGCC
This region includes:
- the kduD gene encoding 2-dehydro-3-deoxy-D-gluconate 5-dehydrogenase KduD — its product is MTGANTGIGQGIALAIARAGGTVIGIGRSSMEETAGLVEGQGGTFVAVKGDIADSKASVALLEEMMAEAPLDGLVNNAGIIRRADAVDFTEEDWDQVMDVNLRSLFFLCQAYGRSCMARGRAGRIVNIASLLSFQGGIRVSSYTASKHGVLGITRLLANEWAAKGINVNVIAPGYIETNNTEALRNDPDRSRAILDRIPAGRWGEARDIGDAAVFLLSEASRYMHGAVLPVDGGWLAR
- a CDS encoding mannitol dehydrogenase family protein, whose amino-acid sequence is MEISEEASARRLCNDTLPMLPDTVGRPGYDRSRVTAGIVHLGLGAFHRAHQAAIVDKCLAAGEAEWGIIGASLRSPETRDALAPQDGLYTLAVVDGGGEQLSVVGSLLDVLVAPDSPQALVAHLTHSTIRIVTLTVTEKAYLRTASGALALDHPDLVHDRAAPENPRTIYGFLTEAIVRRRALGLAPFTILSCDNLPSNGATLKRLLVSFATARDAALGAYVESSIACPSSMVDRIVPATTDEDRARIADTLGVRDAWPVSTEPFLQWVIEDHFPAGRPAWERFGVEMVADVAPFEEMKLRLLNGAHSAIAYLGLLFGKTTVSEAFAEPLIRRFVLGLWAEAIPSLPMGAGLDPQSYTASLKRRFDNPALKHRTAQIANDGSQKLPQRILSVAAERLEAGGSAQHLMLVPAAWLAAARARGAAPAAGTFTDPLDAQLAEIFAQTRDARATVDAAFAAAGLATGLAVRERLVDLAAAHLDRLWQHGAEATVKEMLA
- a CDS encoding cupin domain-containing protein gives rise to the protein MVQSTDIFMRASEGTWQQTPDGNRRRIVCYTEELMMVEFAFEEGGEGWIHHHPHVQSSYVAEGTFDVTIDGRTERLTAGDSFIVPSGLKHGVKALEKGRLVDCFTPHRADFL
- the uxaC gene encoding glucuronate isomerase, which encodes MTLVAPDLLFPTDDAARTVARDLYAAIKDLPIISPHGHTDPRWYAENALFPDPAQLLIVPDHYIFRMLFSQGVRLEDLGVPTLDGSAVETDGRKIWRIFAENYYLFRGTPTRLWLDYTFANLFGLEEPLTPANADRHYDAIAALLQTDAFRPRALFERFNIEVISTTDGALDELSSHRMIRESGWSGRVVPAYRPDAVIDPDFEGFGTALDRLGEISGCDTGRWQGYLEAHRNRRAYFQSFGATATDHGLASAETANLSAAEAQSLFDSVRSGRADERQRALFRAQMLTEMAKMSAEDGLVMQIHPGSWRNHSPTIFKKFGRDKGFDIPTQTDYVRALKPMLDAVGTDPRVSIILFTLDETSYARELAPLAGVYPALKLGPAWWFHDSPEGMRRFREMTTETAGFYNTVGFNDDTRAFPSIPARHDVARRVDCAFLARLVAEHRLGEEEAHDLAQALTYGLAKGAYKL